In Jejubacter calystegiae, the following are encoded in one genomic region:
- a CDS encoding D-amino acid dehydrogenase yields the protein MNKRIVVVGGGVIGLATAWVLIKSGHQVQLLERNALPARATSFANGGQLSYRYVAPLADRGVPLQGIKWMGKADSPLNLRLRMSPDQWCWLLQFLRACRRQTNKINGAHILRLALLSRQIMQEWRDEDTLADFDWRRSGKLIIHRQDDSLNKAVQGIDPQFQQHLSHDDCIKLEPALAHIGKQIRGGIYSPEDETADCYKFCQALLEKLTHSASFTLTTRCEVQGMKRQGERIRALETSQGTIGGDEFVVAAGNGSGALLGNAGIRVPLCGLKGYSLTLPYPQRPGLAPDVSVTDYGHKVVYARLGDRLRIAAMVDIGYDGDEIRPARIQALKRIVAASFPDLQGLDQAEIWTGMRPSTPAGPPMLGRAGYQNLWMNLGQGSLGFTLAAASATVLGSLIHGEAPSISVQGLTWEP from the coding sequence ATGAATAAGCGTATTGTAGTGGTGGGCGGCGGCGTCATTGGATTAGCGACGGCCTGGGTGTTAATTAAAAGCGGACATCAGGTTCAGTTGCTGGAGCGTAATGCCCTGCCCGCTCGGGCAACCAGCTTCGCCAACGGCGGCCAGCTCAGCTATCGCTATGTGGCCCCCCTTGCCGACCGCGGCGTGCCGTTACAGGGCATAAAATGGATGGGTAAAGCCGACTCGCCGCTTAACCTGCGCCTGAGAATGTCACCCGATCAGTGGTGCTGGCTGCTGCAATTTCTGCGGGCCTGCCGCCGTCAGACCAATAAAATCAACGGCGCCCATATACTGCGTCTGGCGCTGCTCAGCCGCCAGATAATGCAGGAGTGGCGCGATGAGGATACTCTGGCGGACTTCGACTGGCGGCGCTCGGGAAAATTAATTATTCACCGTCAGGATGATTCCCTGAATAAAGCGGTGCAGGGTATCGATCCTCAGTTTCAGCAGCATCTTAGTCACGATGACTGTATTAAGCTGGAGCCAGCCCTTGCCCATATCGGCAAACAGATTCGCGGTGGTATCTATTCGCCGGAAGATGAAACCGCAGACTGTTATAAATTCTGCCAGGCGCTGCTCGAAAAACTGACCCACAGCGCCAGCTTTACCCTGACCACCCGCTGTGAAGTACAGGGGATGAAGCGCCAGGGGGAGAGGATTCGCGCGCTGGAAACCAGCCAGGGCACGATTGGCGGCGATGAATTCGTGGTGGCGGCCGGTAACGGCAGCGGCGCGCTGCTGGGTAATGCCGGAATACGGGTGCCGCTGTGCGGACTGAAGGGCTACAGTCTGACGCTGCCTTATCCGCAGCGACCCGGCCTGGCGCCTGACGTCAGCGTGACCGATTATGGTCATAAGGTGGTCTACGCCCGGCTGGGTGACAGGCTGCGCATCGCCGCCATGGTCGACATCGGTTACGATGGCGATGAAATCCGCCCGGCGCGTATCCAGGCGCTGAAACGCATTGTCGCCGCCAGCTTCCCTGACTTACAGGGGCTGGATCAGGCCGAAATCTGGACCGGCATGCGGCCTTCCACACCGGCAGGTCCGCCGATGCTGGGGCGCGCCGGTTATCAAAATCTGTGGATGAACCTTGGTCAGGGCAGCCTGGGCTTTACGCTCGCCGCCGCAAGCGCGACGGTGCTTGGCTCGCTGATCCATGGCGAAGCGCCATCCATCTCTGTACAAGGCCTTA
- a CDS encoding LysR family transcriptional regulator yields the protein MKLRHLEIFYAVMTCGSLSRAAESLNISQPAASKALKSAEQKLGFPLFQRVRGKLLPSSEALTLFEKAQTVYRDLDNLRLLADNLARDPRAKIALGCLPSLGLSLVPGIVTDFYQQNANLVMTLSTDHTETLVKKLDLREIDLALTFQPIQQGEITATAIARAPLVYIDRDYRQGAVTMEEIDQQRWIYPGAHSLSAAIAARRNFATTRLNVQTYYMATEFVKRGMGCSITDIFSARHNLAPQMIHPITPPLMINLCLLRRADVSLSPITQKFVDFLCQRLRDQLQEINLELYPENKNSIAQYG from the coding sequence ATGAAGCTGCGCCACCTGGAAATCTTCTACGCCGTGATGACCTGCGGTTCACTTTCACGGGCGGCGGAATCGCTGAATATTTCCCAGCCCGCCGCCAGTAAGGCCCTGAAAAGCGCCGAACAAAAACTGGGCTTCCCGCTGTTTCAGCGGGTGCGCGGCAAGCTGCTGCCCAGCAGCGAAGCGCTGACGCTGTTCGAAAAGGCCCAAACGGTCTACCGGGATCTGGATAACCTGCGGCTACTGGCGGACAATCTGGCCCGGGACCCGCGGGCCAAAATCGCGCTGGGCTGCCTGCCAAGTCTGGGCCTGAGCCTGGTGCCAGGAATCGTCACCGACTTCTACCAGCAGAACGCTAATCTGGTGATGACGCTGAGTACCGATCATACTGAGACGCTTGTCAAAAAACTGGACCTGCGGGAGATCGATCTGGCGCTCACTTTTCAGCCTATCCAGCAGGGCGAGATTACCGCTACCGCTATCGCCCGGGCGCCGCTGGTGTACATTGACCGGGACTATCGCCAGGGAGCGGTCACCATGGAAGAGATAGACCAGCAGCGCTGGATCTACCCCGGCGCTCATTCGCTCTCGGCCGCCATTGCCGCTCGCCGCAACTTTGCCACTACTCGCCTGAACGTACAGACCTACTACATGGCCACCGAATTTGTGAAGCGCGGCATGGGATGCAGCATTACCGATATCTTTTCCGCCCGTCACAACCTGGCGCCGCAGATGATCCACCCGATTACCCCGCCGCTGATGATTAACCTGTGCCTGCTGCGCCGGGCAGATGTCTCCCTGAGCCCAATTACCCAAAAATTTGTCGATTTTCTCTGCCAGCGGCTGCGCGATCAGCTTCAGGAAATTAACCTGGAGTTATACCCCGAAAATAAAAATTCAATTGCGCAGTACGGGTAA
- a CDS encoding gluconate:proton symporter encodes MSDSTLPGSPPAGRNLTRKNIITGLLLTLFVVTAIWCRAHPGHELGLLGFTPIVALALLTLAGMDIVLAVISSIAIAMIMTSTGLPEMGVMLAKSTGSFIATVGLIIMLGAGVGEVATRTGAAVELVKFVVHRIGLSSQTRVKLGIMASSVLICGALGTMAGGNAIIVAVIIPVAAAVGLTPPTVAALMMTAGSVGLFTGPFTPSTVTILKLGGLSYPGYLLCVGLPMSAVTLLTGWLMAGQIQKMTAGKLRYEVDFSGSEESEQSPARRRLSRLSALAFAATIIVMAVVGVVIQAGFSFAIIVMLLVALITGLVGGLGPSAILQALYHGCGRLVWMFLLYWLYNPILELMDGLNAYQGLLSYTQPLLEGISPAWLCFFIFAFNIVGHVPGAAVAQMTFTHKIFGPMLMAAGVPPQGTTAVLLASSQVDWFGPFPSSDMFGQMGLAQSTHLKYMLYNGWAIVLANIVLFAVLFHLLV; translated from the coding sequence ATGAGTGACTCAACGCTTCCTGGCAGCCCACCTGCCGGGCGAAACCTCACCCGCAAAAATATTATTACCGGTTTGCTGCTGACGCTGTTTGTTGTGACCGCCATCTGGTGCCGGGCCCATCCCGGCCATGAGCTGGGGCTGCTGGGATTTACCCCTATTGTCGCCCTGGCGCTGCTGACCCTGGCGGGAATGGATATCGTGCTGGCGGTGATCTCGTCGATAGCGATCGCCATGATCATGACCTCCACCGGCCTGCCGGAAATGGGCGTCATGCTGGCAAAGTCCACCGGCTCTTTTATCGCTACCGTGGGGCTTATTATTATGCTAGGTGCCGGAGTGGGGGAGGTGGCGACCCGAACCGGCGCTGCGGTGGAACTGGTGAAGTTTGTGGTGCACCGGATAGGTCTTTCGAGCCAGACCCGGGTTAAGCTTGGCATTATGGCGTCGTCGGTGCTGATCTGCGGCGCGCTGGGCACCATGGCTGGCGGTAATGCCATTATCGTGGCGGTCATTATTCCGGTAGCGGCGGCGGTGGGCCTGACGCCGCCGACGGTGGCAGCGTTGATGATGACCGCCGGTTCGGTAGGACTGTTTACCGGCCCTTTTACTCCGAGTACCGTGACTATCCTTAAGCTGGGCGGGTTGAGCTATCCCGGATATCTGCTCTGCGTGGGGCTGCCGATGAGCGCCGTGACGCTGCTGACCGGCTGGCTGATGGCGGGCCAGATTCAGAAGATGACCGCAGGAAAACTGCGCTACGAGGTCGATTTCTCCGGTAGTGAGGAGAGCGAACAGAGCCCGGCCCGGCGGCGGCTCAGTCGCCTGAGCGCCCTGGCCTTTGCCGCTACTATTATCGTGATGGCGGTTGTTGGCGTGGTGATTCAGGCGGGCTTCAGCTTCGCGATTATCGTGATGCTGCTGGTGGCGTTAATCACCGGGCTGGTGGGTGGACTGGGGCCGTCGGCGATTTTACAGGCGCTCTATCACGGCTGCGGGCGGCTGGTATGGATGTTTCTTCTGTACTGGCTGTATAACCCGATTCTGGAGCTGATGGATGGTCTGAACGCCTACCAGGGGCTGCTGAGCTACACCCAGCCGCTGCTGGAAGGTATTTCCCCTGCCTGGCTGTGCTTCTTTATCTTCGCCTTTAATATCGTCGGCCACGTTCCCGGTGCCGCGGTAGCGCAGATGACCTTTACCCATAAGATCTTCGGCCCGATGCTGATGGCCGCCGGGGTGCCGCCCCAGGGAACCACTGCTGTATTGCTGGCGTCGAGTCAGGTGGACTGGTTTGGGCCGTTTCCGTCATCGGATATGTTTGGTCAGATGGGGCTGGCGCAGTCCACCCATCTGAAATATATGCTGTATAACGGTTGGGCTATTGTGCTGGCGAATATTGTTCTGTTTGCGGTGCTGTTTCATCTTCTGGTGTGA
- the malG gene encoding maltose ABC transporter permease MalG — translation MAMVQPKSQKWRLFGTHLLLLLFIAAIMFPLLMVITISLRPGNFATGSLIPDQISWEHWRLALGFSVEHADGRVTPPPFPVLLWLWNSVKVAGITALGIVTLSTTCAYAFARMRFPGKATLLKGMLIFQMFPAVLSLVALYALFDRLGQYIPMIGLNTHGGVIFAYLGGIALHVWTIKGYFETIDSSLEEAAALDGATPWQAFRLVLLPLSVPILAVVFILSFIAAITEVPVASLLLRDVNSYTLAVGMQQYLNPQNYLWGDFAAAAVLSAIPITVVFLLAQRWLVSGLTAGGVKG, via the coding sequence ATGGCTATGGTCCAACCCAAATCTCAAAAATGGCGACTGTTCGGTACTCACCTGCTGCTGCTGCTATTTATCGCGGCGATTATGTTCCCGCTGCTGATGGTCATTACCATTTCACTGCGCCCGGGTAATTTCGCCACCGGTAGTCTGATTCCCGATCAGATCTCCTGGGAACACTGGCGACTGGCGCTGGGCTTTAGCGTGGAGCACGCCGACGGCCGCGTGACGCCACCGCCCTTCCCGGTGTTGCTGTGGCTGTGGAACTCGGTCAAGGTAGCGGGAATTACCGCGCTGGGCATTGTGACGCTGTCTACCACCTGCGCTTACGCCTTTGCCCGTATGCGTTTCCCGGGTAAGGCGACGCTGCTGAAAGGGATGCTGATTTTCCAGATGTTCCCGGCGGTACTGTCACTGGTGGCGCTGTACGCTCTGTTCGACAGACTGGGCCAGTACATTCCGATGATTGGTCTGAATACTCACGGCGGGGTGATCTTCGCCTACCTGGGCGGCATTGCGCTGCACGTCTGGACCATCAAGGGCTACTTTGAAACCATCGACAGTTCGCTGGAAGAAGCGGCGGCGCTGGATGGCGCCACGCCGTGGCAGGCCTTCCGTCTGGTACTGCTGCCGCTGTCGGTGCCGATTCTGGCGGTGGTCTTTATTCTGTCGTTTATCGCCGCGATTACCGAAGTGCCGGTGGCCTCGCTACTGCTGCGCGACGTGAACAGTTACACCCTGGCGGTGGGCATGCAGCAATATCTGAACCCGCAGAACTATCTGTGGGGCGATTTTGCGGCGGCGGCGGTGCTGTCAGCGATCCCTATCACCGTGGTCTTCCTGTTGGCCCAGCGTTGGCTGGTTAGCGGCCTGACGGCGGGCGGGGTTAAAGGGTAA
- the malF gene encoding maltose ABC transporter permease MalF: MDVVKKSFWQSDALRWLSIAALGLLSGYLVVLMYAQGEYLFAILTLVLCSVGLYIFANRRAYAWRYVYPGLAGMGLFVLFPLIATIAIAFTNYSSTNQLTFERAQQVLMDRTYQAGKALNFGLYPQQDKWRLALSDGDQHYISEPFTFGGEQTLEMHATGALPESERATLRVITQNRQALGAITAVLPDESKLVMSSLRQFSGTRALYTLADDGTLTNNQSGVNYRPNDHIGFYESVNDDGSWAGEQLSPGYTVTIGWDNFTRVFTDDGIQKPFFAIFVWTVVFSVLTVILTVAVGMVLACLVQWESLKGKAIYRVLLILPYAVPSFISILIFKGLFNQSFGEINMMLNALFGINPAWFTDPNTARAMLIIVNTWLGYPYMMILCMGLLKAIPDDLYEASAMDGAGPFQNFFRITLPLLLKPLTPLMIASFAFNFNNFVLIQLLTNGGPDRLGTTTPAGYTDLLVSYTYRIAFEGGGGQDFGLAAAIATLIFLLVGALAIVNLKATRMKFD, from the coding sequence ATGGATGTCGTTAAAAAGTCTTTCTGGCAGAGCGATGCGCTCAGGTGGCTGTCTATCGCCGCGCTGGGCCTGCTGTCAGGTTATCTTGTGGTTTTGATGTACGCCCAGGGGGAGTACCTGTTCGCCATACTGACGCTGGTGCTTTGCTCAGTTGGCCTCTATATTTTCGCTAACCGCCGCGCCTACGCTTGGCGTTACGTTTACCCGGGGCTGGCCGGTATGGGGCTGTTCGTCCTGTTCCCGCTGATCGCCACTATCGCCATCGCCTTTACCAACTACAGCAGCACCAACCAGCTCACCTTCGAGCGCGCCCAACAGGTGTTGATGGACCGCACTTACCAGGCGGGCAAGGCGCTTAATTTCGGTCTCTACCCTCAGCAGGATAAATGGCGTCTGGCCCTGAGCGACGGCGACCAGCACTATATTTCCGAGCCGTTCACCTTTGGCGGCGAACAGACGCTTGAGATGCACGCGACAGGGGCCCTACCGGAAAGCGAGCGCGCCACCCTGCGCGTGATTACCCAGAACCGCCAGGCGCTGGGCGCTATCACCGCCGTACTGCCGGATGAAAGCAAACTGGTGATGAGTTCCCTGCGTCAGTTTTCCGGTACCCGGGCGCTCTACACCCTGGCCGATGACGGCACGCTGACCAACAATCAAAGCGGCGTGAACTACCGACCGAACGACCATATCGGCTTCTATGAATCGGTCAATGACGACGGTAGCTGGGCCGGCGAGCAGCTCAGCCCCGGCTACACCGTCACCATTGGCTGGGATAACTTCACCCGGGTCTTTACCGATGACGGGATCCAGAAACCCTTCTTCGCTATCTTCGTCTGGACCGTAGTCTTCTCGGTGCTGACGGTAATTCTGACCGTCGCCGTAGGTATGGTGCTGGCCTGCCTGGTACAATGGGAATCCCTGAAGGGCAAGGCTATCTATCGGGTACTGCTGATTCTGCCCTACGCCGTTCCGTCGTTTATCTCGATTCTGATCTTCAAGGGGCTGTTCAACCAGAGCTTCGGTGAGATCAACATGATGCTTAACGCGCTGTTCGGCATTAATCCGGCCTGGTTCACCGACCCGAATACGGCACGCGCTATGCTGATTATCGTCAATACCTGGCTGGGCTACCCCTACATGATGATCCTGTGCATGGGGCTGCTCAAGGCGATTCCTGACGATCTCTACGAAGCTTCGGCCATGGACGGCGCCGGTCCGTTCCAGAACTTCTTCCGCATCACGCTGCCGCTGCTGCTTAAACCGCTAACGCCGCTGATGATCGCCAGCTTCGCCTTTAACTTTAACAACTTCGTTCTGATTCAACTGCTGACCAACGGCGGGCCGGACAGGCTGGGCACCACCACGCCTGCGGGTTACACCGACCTGCTGGTGAGCTACACCTACCGTATCGCCTTTGAAGGGGGCGGCGGTCAGGACTTCGGCCTGGCGGCGGCTATCGCCACGCTGATATTCCTGCTGGTGGGGGCGCTCGCCATCGTGAATCTGAAAGCCACGCGCATGAAGTTTGACTAA
- the malE gene encoding maltose/maltodextrin ABC transporter substrate-binding protein MalE — protein sequence MKIKTGARLLALSALTTVMFSASAFAKIEEGKLVIWINGDKGYNGLAEVGKKFEKDTGIKVSVEHPDKLEEKYPQVAATGDGPDIIFWAHDRFGGYAQSGLLAEITPDKAFQDKVYDFTWDAVRYNGKLIAYPIAVEALSLIYNKDLVPNPPKSWEEIPALDKELRAKGKSAIMFNLQEPYFTWPLIAADGGYAFKAENGSYDVKNVGVNNAGSKAGLGFLVNMIKNKQMNADTDYSIAEAAFNKGNTAMTINGPWAWANIDKSKVNYGVTTLPTFNGKPSKPFSGILSAGINAASPNKELAKEFLENYLMTDDGLDAVNKDKPLGAVALKSYQEKLEKDPRIAATMQNARNGEIMPNIPQMSAFWYATRTAVINAITGRQSVDAALNDAQERITK from the coding sequence ATGAAAATCAAAACCGGCGCTCGCCTTCTCGCGCTTTCCGCGCTGACAACGGTGATGTTCTCCGCCTCCGCGTTTGCCAAAATCGAAGAAGGCAAACTGGTCATCTGGATTAACGGCGACAAAGGCTATAACGGCCTGGCCGAGGTGGGTAAGAAATTCGAAAAAGACACCGGCATTAAGGTGAGCGTTGAACACCCGGACAAACTGGAAGAGAAATACCCCCAGGTCGCCGCCACCGGCGATGGCCCGGATATCATTTTCTGGGCCCATGACCGTTTTGGCGGCTACGCTCAGTCCGGCCTGCTGGCCGAAATCACCCCGGATAAAGCCTTCCAGGATAAAGTCTACGACTTCACCTGGGACGCCGTGCGCTACAACGGCAAGCTAATTGCCTACCCCATCGCAGTGGAAGCGCTGTCGCTGATTTACAACAAAGATCTGGTCCCGAATCCGCCGAAGAGCTGGGAAGAGATCCCGGCGCTGGATAAAGAACTGCGCGCCAAAGGCAAGAGCGCCATCATGTTCAACCTCCAGGAGCCCTACTTCACCTGGCCGCTGATCGCCGCCGACGGCGGATACGCCTTTAAAGCGGAAAACGGCAGCTATGACGTGAAGAACGTTGGCGTCAACAATGCCGGTTCCAAAGCGGGCCTGGGCTTCCTGGTCAACATGATCAAGAACAAGCAGATGAACGCCGATACCGACTACTCCATTGCCGAAGCGGCCTTTAACAAAGGCAACACCGCCATGACCATTAACGGTCCCTGGGCATGGGCCAATATCGACAAGAGCAAGGTGAACTACGGCGTCACCACGCTGCCAACCTTTAACGGCAAACCTTCTAAGCCCTTCTCCGGGATACTGAGCGCCGGTATCAATGCCGCCAGCCCGAATAAAGAGCTGGCGAAGGAGTTCCTTGAGAACTACCTGATGACCGATGACGGTCTGGATGCCGTGAACAAAGATAAACCGCTGGGCGCCGTAGCGCTGAAATCCTACCAGGAGAAGCTGGAAAAAGATCCGCGCATCGCGGCCACCATGCAGAATGCCCGCAACGGTGAAATCATGCCTAACATCCCGCAGATGTCCGCCTTCTGGTACGCCACGCGTACCGCGGTCATCAACGCCATTACCGGCCGTCAGAGCGTCGATGCCGCCCTGAACGACGCCCAGGAGCGAATCACCAAGTAA
- the malK gene encoding maltose/maltodextrin ABC transporter ATP-binding protein MalK: protein MASVQLRNVTKAWGDVVVSKDINLDITEGEFVVFVGPSGCGKSTLLRMIAGLETITSGDLFIGETRMNDVPPAQRGVGMVFQSYALYPHLSVAENMSFGLKLAGAKKAVMNQRVTQVAEVLQLAHLLDRRPKALSGGQRQRVAIGRTLVAEPNVFLLDEPLSNLDAALRVQMRIEISRLHKRLKRTMIYVTHDQVEAMTLADKIVVLDAGRVAQVGKPLELYHYPADRFVAGFIGSPKMNFLPVKVTATAIDQVQVELPNRQQIWLPVESAGVQVGARMSLGIRPEHLLPSEIADVTLEGEIQVVEQLGYETQIHIQIPAIQQNLVYRQNDVVLVEEGATFAIGLPPERCHLFREDGTACRRLHQEPGV from the coding sequence ATGGCGAGCGTACAGCTACGGAATGTCACCAAAGCCTGGGGCGATGTGGTGGTGTCGAAGGACATTAACCTCGACATCACCGAAGGGGAATTCGTGGTCTTTGTCGGGCCGTCGGGCTGCGGAAAATCGACGCTGCTGCGCATGATTGCCGGGCTGGAAACCATCACCAGCGGCGATCTGTTTATTGGCGAAACCCGAATGAATGATGTGCCGCCCGCCCAGCGCGGCGTGGGAATGGTCTTTCAGTCCTATGCGCTCTACCCGCATCTGAGCGTGGCGGAAAATATGTCGTTCGGCCTGAAGCTGGCCGGGGCGAAGAAAGCGGTGATGAATCAGCGCGTAACCCAGGTGGCCGAAGTGCTGCAACTGGCCCACCTGCTGGACCGCCGCCCCAAAGCGCTTTCCGGCGGTCAGCGCCAGCGCGTGGCCATTGGCCGAACCCTGGTGGCCGAGCCTAACGTGTTCCTGCTCGATGAGCCTCTTTCCAACCTGGATGCCGCCCTGCGCGTGCAGATGCGTATTGAGATCTCCCGTCTGCACAAGCGCCTGAAGCGCACCATGATTTACGTCACCCACGATCAGGTCGAGGCCATGACCCTGGCCGACAAAATCGTGGTACTGGACGCCGGACGCGTTGCCCAGGTGGGCAAGCCCCTGGAACTCTATCACTACCCGGCAGATCGCTTTGTCGCGGGCTTTATCGGCTCGCCGAAGATGAACTTCCTGCCGGTAAAAGTCACCGCTACCGCCATCGACCAGGTGCAGGTGGAACTGCCGAACCGCCAGCAGATCTGGCTGCCGGTCGAAAGTGCTGGCGTTCAGGTCGGCGCCAGAATGTCTTTAGGCATTCGTCCTGAACATCTTCTGCCCAGCGAAATCGCCGATGTCACCCTGGAAGGTGAGATTCAGGTGGTGGAGCAGCTTGGTTACGAAACCCAGATTCATATTCAGATCCCCGCCATCCAGCAGAACCTGGTGTACCGCCAGAACGATGTAGTGCTGGTCGAGGAGGGGGCGACATTCGCCATCGGCCTGCCGCCGGAGCGCTGCCATCTGTTCCGTGAGGATGGTACTGCCTGTCGTCGGTTGCATCAGGAGCCTGGCGTTTAA
- a CDS encoding maltoporin, translating to MITLRKLPLAMAVAAGMLSAQALAVDFHGYARSGIGWTGSGGEQQCFQATGAQSKYRLGNECETYAELKLGQEVWKEGGKSFYFDTNVAYSINQQNDWEDTSPAFREVNVQGKNLIEWLPGSTIWAGKRFYQRHDVHMIDFYYWDISGPGAGLENVDLGFGKLSLAATRASEAGGSYNYTSERQRDYAERTANDTFDVRLSSMEINPGGMLELGVDYGRANPRDGYRLEDGASKDGWMFTAEHTQSVLKGYNKFVLQYATDAMSSHGKGLANGSSINNDGKMWRVLDHGAVTLADDWDLMYVAMFQKTDLDNSRGNDWWTVGVRPMYKWTPIMSTLLEVGYDNVKSQQTGDRNGQYKITLAQQWQAGDSIWSRPAIRVFATYAKWDEKWGYAKDGDNLTTAALRDTSGNGIFTNSRGNDDEFTFGAQMEIWW from the coding sequence ATGATAACACTGCGCAAACTTCCGCTGGCCATGGCTGTCGCCGCCGGCATGCTGTCCGCTCAGGCGCTGGCGGTCGACTTCCACGGCTACGCCCGTTCCGGCATTGGCTGGACCGGCAGCGGCGGTGAACAGCAGTGCTTCCAGGCTACCGGGGCACAGAGCAAATACCGTCTGGGTAACGAATGTGAAACTTACGCTGAATTAAAGCTGGGCCAGGAGGTGTGGAAAGAGGGCGGCAAGAGCTTCTATTTCGACACGAATGTGGCTTACTCCATCAACCAGCAGAACGACTGGGAAGATACCAGCCCGGCCTTCCGTGAAGTGAATGTGCAGGGTAAAAACCTGATCGAATGGCTGCCGGGCTCCACCATCTGGGCCGGTAAGCGCTTCTATCAGCGTCACGACGTCCATATGATCGACTTCTACTACTGGGATATCTCCGGCCCTGGCGCCGGTCTTGAGAACGTCGATCTGGGCTTCGGTAAGCTTTCTCTGGCCGCCACTCGCGCCTCTGAGGCTGGCGGCTCTTACAACTACACCAGCGAGCGTCAGCGCGACTACGCCGAGCGTACCGCTAACGACACCTTCGACGTGCGTCTGTCGAGCATGGAAATCAACCCGGGAGGCATGCTGGAGCTGGGCGTGGATTACGGCCGTGCGAACCCGCGTGACGGCTATCGCCTGGAAGATGGCGCCTCTAAAGATGGCTGGATGTTCACCGCCGAACATACCCAGAGCGTTCTGAAGGGCTATAACAAGTTTGTGCTGCAGTACGCCACCGATGCCATGAGCTCTCACGGTAAAGGCCTGGCTAACGGTTCCAGCATTAATAACGACGGCAAGATGTGGCGCGTGCTGGATCACGGTGCGGTGACCCTGGCCGACGACTGGGATCTGATGTACGTCGCGATGTTCCAGAAAACAGACCTCGACAACAGCCGTGGTAATGACTGGTGGACCGTGGGCGTACGCCCGATGTACAAGTGGACTCCGATCATGAGCACCCTGCTGGAAGTGGGCTACGACAATGTGAAATCCCAGCAGACCGGTGACCGTAACGGTCAGTATAAAATCACCCTGGCTCAGCAGTGGCAGGCGGGCGACAGCATCTGGTCCCGTCCGGCGATCCGCGTCTTCGCCACCTACGCTAAGTGGGATGAAAAATGGGGTTACGCAAAAGATGGCGACAACCTGACCACTGCCGCGCTGCGTGACACTTCCGGCAATGGCATCTTCACCAACAGCCGCGGTAACGATGATGAGTTTACCTTCGGCGCCCAGATGGAAATCTGGTGGTAA
- the malM gene encoding maltose operon protein MalM — protein MKMKKSLVALCLSAGLFASLPAVSLAEVNIVPQDTSAAPRVSAEQLRQLHWTPVNQSKTRTTDLASSGQSLNVGDIRGPVAAYSVPANIGELTITLTSEVNKNQVFAPNVLVLDQNMTPSAFFPSSYFTYQAPGVMSADRLEGTLKLTPALGQQQLYVLVFTTARDLQQTTVQIDPAKAYAKGAGNAVPDIPDPIARHVTDGRLKLKVSTNTSSSVLVGPLFGSSGPAPVTVGNTAPVYSAPASTATPAAAPAPAAKSGPVLSDTEAYFNQAIKQAVAKGDIDKALKLLNEAERLGSSSARTTFISSVKGKG, from the coding sequence ATGAAAATGAAGAAAAGTCTCGTCGCCCTGTGCCTGAGCGCAGGTCTGTTCGCCTCTCTGCCAGCGGTGAGTCTGGCTGAGGTGAATATCGTTCCCCAGGATACTTCCGCGGCGCCGCGTGTCTCCGCCGAGCAGCTACGCCAGCTACACTGGACGCCGGTTAACCAGTCCAAAACCCGGACTACCGATCTTGCCAGCAGCGGTCAGAGCCTGAACGTCGGCGATATTCGCGGCCCGGTGGCGGCATACAGCGTACCGGCCAATATTGGCGAGCTGACCATTACCCTGACCAGTGAAGTCAATAAAAATCAGGTTTTCGCGCCTAACGTGCTGGTGCTTGACCAGAATATGACGCCTTCGGCCTTTTTCCCCAGCAGTTACTTTACTTACCAGGCGCCGGGAGTAATGTCCGCCGATCGTCTGGAAGGCACTCTTAAGCTCACCCCGGCGCTGGGCCAGCAGCAGCTCTATGTGCTGGTCTTTACCACCGCCCGGGATCTACAGCAGACTACCGTTCAGATCGATCCGGCCAAGGCTTACGCGAAAGGGGCCGGAAACGCAGTGCCGGATATTCCGGATCCTATCGCCCGTCACGTCACCGACGGCCGCCTGAAGCTGAAGGTGAGCACCAACACCAGCTCCAGCGTGCTGGTTGGGCCGCTGTTCGGTTCTTCCGGCCCGGCGCCGGTAACCGTCGGCAATACCGCCCCGGTATATAGCGCACCGGCCAGCACAGCGACGCCAGCCGCAGCGCCTGCGCCTGCCGCGAAGAGTGGGCCGGTGTTGTCGGATACCGAAGCGTATTTCAACCAGGCCATTAAACAGGCTGTGGCGAAGGGCGATATTGATAAGGCGTTGAAACTGCTGAATGAAGCCGAGCGACTGGGATCCTCCTCCGCCCGAACCACCTTTATCAGCAGTGTAAAAGGCAAGGGGTAA